One part of the Amphiura filiformis chromosome 5, Afil_fr2py, whole genome shotgun sequence genome encodes these proteins:
- the LOC140153063 gene encoding DNA helicase B-like codes for MFQKAKKKRVIDLVPLSQWETVLGFLKDEMKVIEIDEAVNRESGRRTKDKRIFVRRYYWAEKDIARYIKSLMREEQNFDQCGHCVDCLYERRLKGGEDSESEIHVEDTSDQPEKESTGEISDNVTSKQHTCKQSVVKSQAKDSTGDDTATASTETTSASTKTDNPSDWQQELLNRKAEKDQKNFKDDMDQHAAAKSIREQPFSLIIGRGGCGKTHVVCEVMTEFCGASIVMAAPTGKAASNLRKKFEKDKQYSKNVKAKTLHQVIYSYGMVEDRSNWEYKDTDILVVDESSMVSVVLLSKTLKLLLDASNLKKLILMGDYRQLPAIDSGNLLQDLFEYFKQKKDICVELKTNHRAESEHIVNCAIKISNGEMPDLDVAEEFRLIHLPTQAPYTRKKTILQELSRGDAKDHETSQFVAYTRDNCDALNDWCCPLYAGHEHKTPDQKSYLFLQGDKICPKRNANITDLDKKETCEIDWNRQERERRKKAQANEDEQGVEEERKLPPPYMRRISRICNGEIFFIKEVREIIEPNGKRREDVTLTDLDESFNVLMSELKNLSNIRHAWARTIHTYQGSETDVVIYWLDQVGHQTRQHVYTAVTRGKKKVTIVGTEANLKLAVSIPPKVRNTVLQERLQQRHVGIQVQSVDGAHSRYAWGTNVSSTLQPSTSGYTGLKSRPHLQNATDPSHPSTSKGWPLRNSIDQKYKQPPQPSISITGRVLGTDPIRDVQNCSPVSVMGCKWYNIKKKKKTNWIVFHLQLCTISLNVVEMTQEFLTLQWMVTSNHTVSRCQKIGLQRNSIWLFRLRKQPNCKRRERS; via the exons ATGTTCCAAAAGGCAAAAAAGAAGAGGGTTATCGACTTGGTCCCTTTGTCGCAGTGGGAGACGGTGTTAGGTTTCCTTAAAGATGAAATGAAAGTAATTGAGATTGATGAAGCTGTGAACAGAGAAAGTGGACGTAGGACGAAAGACAAAAGAATATTTGTGCGTAGATATTATTGGGCAGAGAAAGATATTGCTAGATATATCAAGTCGCTTATGAGGGAGGAGCAGAATTTTGACCAATGTGGTCATTGTGTGGATTGTCTTTATGAGCGAAGATTGAAGGGAGGAGAAGACAGTGAATCTGAAATACATGTGGAAGACACGTCTGATCAGCCTGAGAAAGAATCTACTGGTGAGATCAGTGACAATGTTACTTCAAaacaacatacatgtaaacaATCAGTGGTGAAATCACAGGCAAAGGATAGCACCGGTGATGATACTGCAACAGCATCAACAGAAACTACCTCAGCATCAACAAAGACAGACAACCCAAGTGACTGGCAGCAGGAATTGTTGAACAGAAAAGCAGAGAAAGATCAGAAGAACTTCAAGGATGATATGGATCAGCACGCTGCGGCTAAAAGTATCCGTGAGCAACCATTCTCTCTCATCATAGGCAGAGGTGGGTGCGGCAAAACACATGTAGTGTGTGAAGTAATGACAGAGTTTTGTGGAGCTTCAATTGTAATGGCTGCTCCAACAGGAAAGGCTGCCTCCAATCTGAGAAAAAAGTTTGAGAAAGACAAGCaatacagtaaaaatgtaaaaGCCAAAACACTTCATCAAGTCATATACTCATATGGAATGGTTGAAGACCGTAGTAACTGGGAATACAAGGATACAGACATTCTTGTTGTTGATGAAAGTTCCATGGTGTCGGTAGTTCTTCTGTCTAAAACACTCAAGCTCTTGTTGGATGCAAGCAACCTGAAGAAACTCATTCTGATGGGGGATTATCGACAGCTTCCAGCTATCGACTCTGGAAATCTTCTACAAGATTTATTTGAGTATTTCAAACAGAAGAAGGATATTTGTGTAGAGCtgaaaaccaatcacagagcagAATCAGAGCATATTGTCAACTGTGCCATTAAGATTTCCAATGGAGAGATGCCAGACTTGGATGTTGCTGAAGAATTTCGTCTCATTCATCTACCAACCCAAG CTCCATATacaagaaaaaagacaattttgcaGGAACTAAGTAGAGGTGATGCCAAAGATCATGAAACTTCTCAGTTTGTTGCCTACACAAG GGATAACTGTGATGCTTTGAATGATTGGTGTTGTCCTCTCTATGCTGGCCATGAACACAAAACACCTGACCAGAAGTCATATCTGTTCCTACAAGGTGACAAGATCTGCCCTAAACGTAATGCCAACATCACTGACCTCGATAAGAAAGAGACATGTGAAATTGATTGGAACAGGCAAGAAAGGGAGAGAAGAAAGAAAGCACAGGCTAATGAAGATGAGCAGGGAGTGGAAGAGGAAAGGAAGTTACCACCTCCATATATGAGACGAATAAGTCGAATATGCAATGGTGAAATCTTCTTCATCAAAGAG GTACGTGAGATCATCGAGCCAAATGGGAAGAGGAGGGAAGATGTTACATTGACTGATTTGGATGAGTCATTTAATGTTCTCATGAGTGAGCTGAAAAACCTGTCCAACATTAGACATGCATGGGCAAGAACAATACACACATATCAG GGTTCTGAAACAGATGTGGTCATCTACTGGCTGGATCAAGTAGGTCATCAAACACGTCAACATGTATACACAGCTGTGACTAGAGGCAAGAAAAAGGTCACCATTGTTGGAACTGAGGCAAATTTGAAGCTTGCTGTCAGCATACCACCTAAAGTCCGGAATACAGTACTTCAAGAAAGACTTCAACAGAGGCATGTTGGGATTCAAGTGCAATCAGTTGATGGTGCACATTCAAGATATGCATGGGGAACAAATGTGAGTTCCACTCTACAACCTTCTACATCAGGTTACACTGGCTTAAAATCAAGACCACATCTACAGAATGCTACTGATCCCAGCCATCCATCTACATCTAAAGGGTGGCCATTGAGAAATTCTATAGATCAGAAGTATAAACAGCCACCTCAACCATCAATCTCTATTACAGGACGTGTGCTAGGCACTGATCCAATTAGAGATGTTCAGAATTGCAGTCCTGTATCAGTGATGGGTTGCAAATGGTACAAtatcaagaaaaaaaagaaaacaaattggaTTGTGTTCCATCTACAGCTTTGTACAATAAGTTTGAATGTAGTCGAGATGACCCAAGAGTTCCTGACACTGCAATGGATGGTGACATCGAATCATACAGTGAGCAGATGTCAGAAGATTGGTCTGCAGAGAAATTCAATCTGGCTGTTCAGATTGAGAAAGCAGCCCAATTGCAAGAGGAGAGAAAGAAGTTGA